From one Dysidea avara chromosome 9, odDysAvar1.4, whole genome shotgun sequence genomic stretch:
- the LOC136266340 gene encoding uncharacterized protein, with translation MATKMSVPGVGEASSSGNEFQTNGCKTNQKDSVKASNSSKENGCNCNTDEEPLYDNNYLEKMYREANVQIEAMNYFDLDQKQKEIVAKVQAMIVVVDDYEVLATKCFLKPPDHSKVVLEVHHKAKYGSSFDPRIFLIGRYGMCPVAVTQVRQGHGRDAALHADRDIFHDMQIIIAVGVAAGFPENDVKFGDVLIAERIHDCSLKKFRDGEIVPQGNVLPVSKYMFDRLLRKHDWHFPCTKDKKRHSAVISGPFLSNSETLHDAKKRKELLQAHCKDAKGYEMEGFGIMTSKMDCIIVKGVCDYAGEKTEKWKPTAALAANHYLCQDFEKLDLRLLLSSNKQENKHFHVDDVTHDLRERYKQSRFVPSENDWLPYYPKHYTPLSIIHHKEKCTEDEIKYIAKTMVSLGTVADVQHNNSFIKNVSGLFGPYEGELTAPYMILIEGAPGMGKTILSKEVAFQWANQEIMNNKKLLFLLCMHDAQVKKINGIRSLVRYFCQSDAVVKKTTDWLIDTKGKYLTILLDGYDETSVDNSKQCFIHNIISRKWLAQCGLVFTSRPAASSKLHDKVNRRVELLGFTMENQRDFIQSALQDEGGKAKQLDEFLQSNLFFQAICSIPLNLSILLCLTVGGAMNALLKSKTILYQRIVVMTISHYLNKEKISVCTTLQNLNELPDPYDKIIKEVSQFAFSALQQDQLVFTTTEVNSNLTPAKWYGLGLFKTAKYFNPQAGCYYESFHFLHLGTRDYMAANYIASLQDSKLSKVLNDTFWDVHYCNTWRMYVSITGGNTAAFHHFLSGKRFRRHSSFSREFQNDKIKCLYLLCCLKDVDNHVFKPIVENVFRDGTIDLSNQCLSSNDVHALAYFLLNLPCKQWEKLNLSQCDINDTRCDALYEYFKSKSVKIKVKSVDISSNNLHYESIEKLCGTLQLWQTEELILCIDMLYDSKTIRNINMFADQLKETVSKGKLPEKSVDSLLLITYIEGKNKMLAVYSKPQYIKCTQFAADSMKEEVKKFISTIGVKGVAEVAFNYYIDVHQANSKVDMLCSCISNLKFYGNYLRSKGAVILNHVAKMECLYKSSHTKVADFLSAVACHNIETKASYLKSLPDAILIPLKDDLQIFPSLTSLNISNQNIGIEAAADVAEIIVHNSMLELLYLDDNNLQTLGAITIAESLKDTATLIALGMSGNNIGVEAAGYVATVLSHNCNLKLLYLDENNFQTEGAIKIANGLQNTSSLTVFNISSNNINVEAADDIATVLSRNTKLQKFYIHNNNLQTVGAIKIAKSLQNTSSLMSFGISNNAIGAKAGNCFATFLSHNTKLHTLDLGGNNLQSKGVGMIIKAMKNISTLTLLNVSSNNINVEAADDIANLLNHNPKLEVLEIGRNNLGTVGVIKITKALKHCSTLTVFNISNNNIGVEATDDITAVLSHNTKLLVLDLGGNNLQTGVAKIAIALHKTSALTVFNITNNIVGTKAAEDIATFLTCNIKLQKLALGGNNLQGAGVTKIVKALQNVTTLTVFTISNNNIGVEAANEIATLLSQNTKLQILELGGNHFQSAGAIKIAKGLNNICALTAFDISHNNIDNNAAVDIAKILLQNTKLQCLDLSKNNLQAAGAIEIANSLQHLLDLRIFDISNNNIGIKAANKIAKALSKHSKLQELYLDGNNLQVDGAVDIARGLQSIATLTVFSISNNNISVEAVDDIAAFLSHNTKLQHLLLDKNNLETEGIVKITNVLQNTLTVFSISNNNIGAGAAENIATFLSSCRNLQRLYLDENNLQAEGIAKIANALQYASSLTVFSISNNCAKVEIVDEIAAVVYRNAKLKQLYIDGSNLQTKGATTIAQSLQHTTNMTVFSVANNNIGIRASGDIASVIACNTKLQALELGENDLRTTGISKIAKSLKLTFTLRVFGISNNNIGVEAADDIVAVISQNSKLQILKLGGNILQSKGAIKIANALLHISTLTVFSISNNDVGVEAADGIARVIECNAGLQILELDGNNLGSSGAIKIAIALQKISSLTAFGISSNNIDDKAANAIAGALSRNILLQELWLGDNNLKTEGVIKILKYLQSNSTLTVFSISSNSIGVEAAEGIATVLSHNSNLKSLHLHDNHLQATGIKTISKALQDVSTLTEVSLSSNSITYEAADDIAAILCHNTKLQKLYLGNNNLQVAGSVTILKALCNTSTLTVLSISSNSITDEAADYVASVLFHNTKLQELYLGSNLLRVTGVRKISKALQLTSHLKEFNISNNDIGAEAADDIAIALSRIRTLQKLYLSNNNLQTVGAIKIMKGLRSTSTLNVLNISNNDIGMKAANTISHILFLNTNLQEFNIGGNKLQTKGTVEITKGLQNTSSLIALNLSDNNITNDAADALAKVLLNNNKLQKLHIGNNGLQSVGAIEISSGLQNTSSLTVFNMSSNSIHVDAANNIAAVLAHNTKLQKLHLGSNFLGTGGAVQIAQRLQNTLLTSCNLSNNGIGVEAADVIALFLSRNTKLREINLSKNKLKTEGAIKIAKALHKVTTLKVFNIASNDIGHEAGDDIAVCLSHNTKLQKLHLNHNNLKTGGTARITKALYKISTLTVFNIADNDISSDAADGVAAVLTQTSKLQKLYLHDNSLKTNGVIKIAKALKHISTLRVFDVDNNQIGVDAAEDIAEFMKLNIKLEKLNLSGNNLQTPGIVIIASALQAISSLIVLNISDNNIGGEAAGHIAGAISCNTNLQRLRMSNNDLQTEGALKVASALRNNSTLTIFDVSNNNIRVDAGEKLGNVMMNNQSLHSLFLVYNSSQMQYCTKVVRSETNTLIKARVSSNDIDIDNDLVVLFS, from the exons CAAATGGTTGCAAGACAAACCAGAAAGACTCTGTGAAAGCATCAAACTCATCTAAGGAAAATGGCTGCAACTGCAATACTGATGAAG AGCCTTtatatgataataattatttggaAAAAATGTATAGAGAAGCTAATGTTCAAATAGAGGCAATGAACTATTTTGACCTAGatcaaaaacaaaaagaaatagTTGCTAAAGTCCAAGCTATGATAGTAGTGGTCGATGATTATGAAGTTCTTGCTACCAAGTGTTTCTTGAAGCCACCAGATCATAGCAAGGTTGTTCTAGAAGTCCATCATAAAGCAAAGTATGGGTCCAGCTTTGATCCTCGGATATTTCTGATTGGAAGATATGGGATGTGTCCTGTTGCTGTAACACAAGTCAGGCAAGGCCATGGCAGGGATGCTGCTCTTCATGCTGATAGGGACATTTTTCATGATATGCAGATTATTATTGCAGTTGGAGTTGCAGCTGGCTTCCCTGAAAATGATGTTAAATTTGGTGATGTGCTGATTGCAGAAAGAATTCATGATTGTTCATTGAAGAAGTTCAGAGATGGAGAAATTGTCCCGCAAGGAAATGTTTTACCAGTTTCTAAATATATGTTTGATCGTTTACTAAGGAAACATGATTGGCATTTTCCATGCACAAAAGATAAAAAACGACATTCTGCTGTTATTTCAGGTCCATTTCTAAGCAATTCTGAAACTTTACATGATGCCAAGAAAAGGAAGGAACTTCTTCAAGCTCACTGTAAAGATGCAAAAGGATATGAGATGGAAGGCTTTGGTATCATGACAAGTAAGATGgattgcattatagttaaaggAGTATGTGATTATGCTGGTGAAAAAACAGAGAAATGGAAACCCACTGCTGCTCTAGCTGCAAATCATTACCTTTGTCAAGATTTTGAAAAATTAGATTTGAGACTATTACTCAGTAGTAATAAACAAG AAAACAAGCACTTTCATGTTGATGATGTTACACATGATTTAAGGGAGCGGTATAAACAAAGCAGATTTGTTCCATCAGAAAATGATTGGCTTCCGTATTATCCCAAACATTATACTCCGCTATCCATTATTCATCATAAAGAAAAGTGTACTGAGGATGAAATCAAGTATATAGCAAAAACAATGGTGTCTCTAGGAACTGTAGCTGATGTGCAACACAATAATAGTTTTATTAAAAATGTCAGTGGATTGTTTGGTCCCTATGAAGGGGAACTGACTGCTCCATACATGATACTTATTGAAGGAGCACCTGGAATGGGAAAAACGATCTTAAGCAAAGAAGTTGCATTTCAATGGGCTAATCAGGAGataatgaataataaaaaaCTGCTGTTTcttttgtgtatgcatgatgctcaagtaaaaaaaattaatggcaTCCGTTCGCTTGTTAGATATTTTTGTCAGAGTGATGCAGTTGTTAAAAAAACCACTGACTGGCTTATTGATACTAAAGGGAAATATCTTACCATACTGCTTGATGGCTATGATGAAACATCTGTTGATAATAGTAAACAGTGCTTCATACACAATATTATTAGCCGTAAATGGTTGGCGCAGTGTGGGCTTGTATTCACATCTCGTCCAGCAGCTTCATCAAAACTCCATGATAAGGTTAATCGTAGGGTAGAATTGTTGGGTTTTACTATGGAAAATCAGCGGGATTTTATCCAGTCTGCCTTGCAGGATGAAGGAGGTAAAGCTAAACAGCTTGATGAATTTCTGCAATCTAATTTATTCTTTCAAGCAATATGTAGCATTCCCTTAAATCTAAGTATACTGCTTTGCTTGACTGTGGGGGGTGCTATGAACGCATTGCTTAAATCTAAAACAATTTTATATCAGAGGATAGTGGTCATGACAATCAGTCATTATCTTAACAAAGAAAAAATATCTGTATGTACTACTTTGCAGAATCTCAATGAGTTACCTGATCCATATGATAAAATAATTAAAGAAGTATCTCAGTTTGCTTTCAGTGCCTTGCAACAGGATCAGCTTGTGTTCACAACAACTGAGGTTAATTCTAATCTTACTCCTGCCAAGTGGTATGGACTTGGGTTATTTAAAACTGCTAAGTATTTTAATCCACAAGCCGGCTGTTACTATGAATCATTTCATTTCCTTCATTTAGGTACTCGGGATTACATGGCAGCTAACTACATTGCCTCACTACAAGACAGTAAACTGTCGAAAGTGCTTAATGATACTTTTTGGGATGTTCATTATTGCAATACATGGCGAATGTATGTTAGTATCACTGGTGGTAATACTGCTGCATTTCATCATTTTCTATCAGGAAAACGCTTCCGTAGGCACTCAAGCTTTTCAAGAGAATTTCAAAATGATAAAATTAAATGTCTTTACCTCCTGTGCTGTTTAAAAGATGTTGATAATCATGTATTTAAGCCGATTGTTGAAAATGTATTCCGTGATGGAACTATTGACCTTAGCAACCAGTGCTTGTCATCTAATGATGTTCACGCACTTGCATATTTTCTGTTAAATTTGCCATGTAAGCAGTGGGAAAAGCTTAATTTATCACAATGTGATATTAATGACACAAGATGTGATGCACTGTATGAATATTTTAAGTCCAAAAGTGTAAAAATTAAGGTAAAATCTGTTGATATTTCTTCCAATAATTTACATTATGAATCTATTGAGAAGTTATGTGGTACTCTGCAATTGTGGCAAACCGAAGAGTTAATTCTCTGTATTGATATGTTATatgacagtaaaacaattagaaacaTCAACATGTTTGCAGATCAACTAAAAGAAACAGTAAGTAAAGGGAAATTACCAGAGAAAAGTGTTGACAGTTTACTGCTGATCACATACATAGAGGGAAAAAATAAAATGCTTGCAGTATATTCTAAACCACAGTATATAAAGTGTACTCAATTTGCTGCAGATTCCATGAAAGAGGAAGTGAAAAAGTTTATTAGTACAATAGGTGTAAAAGGAGTTGCTGAAGTGGCATTCAATTACTACATTGATGTCCATCAGGCCAACAGTAAAGTTGATATGCTATGTTCTTGTATTAGTAACTTGAAATTTTATGGAAATTACTTACGCTCAAAAGGTGCAGTCATTTTGAATCATGTTGCAAAAATGGAATGTCTATACAAATCATCACACACAAAGGTAGCAGATTTCTTGTCAGCCGTTGCATGTCACAACATTGAAACCAAGGCATCATATCTTAAATCATTACCAGATGCAATTCTTATACCATTAAAAGATGATTTACAAATTTTTCCATCTTTGACATCACTAAATATTTCCAATCAGAACATTGGCATTGAAGCAGCAGCTGATGTTGCAGAAATTATAGTTCATAATTCTATGTTAGAATTGTTGTATCTAGATGACAACAATTTGCAAACACTCGGTGCTATTACAATTGCAGAAAGTTTGAAAGATACTGCCACATTAATAGCACTTGGTATGTCAGgcaacaatattggtgttgaagcagcaggttacgttgcaactgttttatcccACAATTGTAATTTAAAACTTTTGTATCTAGATGAAAATAATTTCCagacagaaggtgctattaagattgCAAATGGTTTGCAGAATACTTCATCTCTGACAGTATTTAACATTTccagtaataatattaatgttgaagcagcagatgacattgctactGTTTTATCACGAAATACCAAACTGCAAAAGTtttatatacataataataatttacaaacagtaGGTGCGATTAAAATTGCAAAATCTTTGCAAAACACTTCAAGTCTAATGTCATTTGGTATTTCAAACAATGCTATTGGTGCCAAAGCAGGAAACTGTTTTGCAACCtttttatctcataatactaaACTGCATACATTAGATTTGGGTGGAAATAATTTGCAATCAAAAGGTGTTGGCATGATTATCAAAGCTATGAAGAATATTTCAACTTTAACACTATTAAATGTTTCGAGCAACAATATTAATGTGGaggcagcagatgatattgccaATCTTTTAAATCATAATCCAAAATTAGAAGTATTAGAAATAGGCAGAAATAACTTAGGAACAGTAGGTGTCATTAAGATTACAAAAGCCTTAAAACATTGTTCAACTTTAACGGTATTTaatatttcaaacaacaatattggtgttgaagcaacagatgatattacagctgtattatctcataacactaaactacttGTGTTAGATCTGGGTGGAAACAATTTGCAAACAGGAGTTGCTAAGATTGCAATCGCATTGCACAAGACATCAGCTCTAACAGTGTTCAATATTACAAACAACATAGTTGGTACTAAAGCAGCAGAAGACATTGCAACTTTTTTAACTTGCAATATAAAACTACAGAAATTGGCATTGGGTGGAAATAACTTACAGGGAGCAGGTGTAACTAAAATCGTAAAAGCATTACAAAATGTAACCACCCTGACAGTATTTactatttcaaacaacaatattggtgttgaagcagccaATGAAATCGCAACTCTTTTATCTCAAAACACTAAACTGCAGATATTAGAATTGGGTGGAAATCATTTTCAATCTGCAGGTGCAATTAAGATTGCCAAAGGTTTGAATAATATTTGTGCTTTGACAGCTTTTGATATATCACACAATAATATTGATAATAATGCTGCAGTTGATATTGCAAAGATTTTGTTGCAAAACACCAAATTACAATGCTTAGACTTAAGCAAAAATAATTTACAAGCAGCAGGTGCCATTGAAATTGCAAATAGTTTGCAACATTTATTAGATCTAAGGATTTTTGATATTTCAAACAATAACATTGGAATTAAAGCAGCTAATAAAATTGCAAAAGCATTGTCTAAACATTCCAAACTACAAGAACTCTATCTagatggaaataatttacaagtaGATGGTGCTGTTGACATTGCTAGGGGCTTACAAAGTATTGCAACGCTAACAGTGTTTagcatttcaaacaacaatatcaGTGTGGAGGCTGTTGATGATATAGCAGCTTTTCTCTCTCATAACACAAAATTGCAGCACCTTCTTTTAGATAAGAATAATTTAGAAACAGAGGGGATTGTCAAGATAACAAACGTTTTGCAAAATACTCTCACAGTATTTagtatttcaaacaacaatatagGTGCAGGAGCAGCTGAAAATATTGCAACGTTTTTATCCAGTTGTAGAAATCTCCAACGTTTATATCTAGATGAGAATAACTTGCAAGCAGAGGGTATTGCTAAGATAGCAAATGCCTTGCAATATGCTTCGTCACTTACAGTGTTTAGTATTTCTAATAATTGTGCCAAGGTTGAAATTGTAGATGAAATTGCAGCTGTTGTTTATCGTAATGCCAAACTTAAACAGTTGTATATTGATGGTAGCAATTTGCAAACAAAGGGTGCTACCACAATTGCACAGTCTTTACAGCATACTACAAATATGACAGTTTTTAGTGTCGCAAACAATAACATTGGTATTCGTGCATCTGGTGATATTGCAAGTGTTATTGCCTGCAACACCAAACTTCAAGCATTAGAGCTTGGTGAAAATGATTTGCGAACTACAGGCATTAGTAAAATTGCAAAAAGTTTGAAATTGACTTTCACCCTGAGGGTGTTtggcatttcaaacaacaacattggtgttgaagcagcagatgatatagtAGCTGTTATATCACAAAATTCAAAATTGCAGATATTAAAGTTAGGTGGTAATATTTTGCAATCTAAAGGTGCAATTAAAATTGCAAATGCTTTGCTTCATATTTCAACTCTGACAGTGTTTAGTATTTCAAATAATGATGTTGgagttgaagcagcagatggcATTGCAAGAGTTATTGAGTGTAATGCTGGACTACAGATATTAGAACTTGATGGGAATAATTTAGGATCCTCAGGTGCTATCAAAATTGCAATTGCTCTACAAAAGATTTCTTCACTTACAGCATTTGGTATTTCAAGCAATAACATTGATGATAAGGCAGCGAATGCTATTGCAGGTGCTTTGTCTCGTAATATCTTACTACAAGAGTTGTGGTTGGGGGATAACAACTTGAAAACAGAAGGTGTCATTaagattttaaaatatttgCAAAGTAATTCAACTCTGACTGTATTTAGTATTTCATCCAATAGCATTGGCGTTGAGGCAGCAGAAGGTATTGCAACGGTTTTATCTCACAATAGCAACCTCAAATCATTGCATCTACATGATAACCATTTACAAGCAACAGGTATCAAGACGATTTCTAAAGCATTACAAGATGTTTCAACTTTAACAGAAGTTAGTCTTTCATCTAACAGCATAACatatgaagcagcagatgatattgcagctATTTTATGCCATAATACAAAACTGCAAAAGTTATATCTAGGTAACAATAACTTACAAGTAGCAGGTTCTGTTACAATTTTAAAAGCTTTGTGCAATACTTCAACCTTGACAGTGCTTAGTATTTCATCTAACAGTATAACAGATGAAGCAGCAGATTATGTTGCAAGTGTTTTATTTCACAATACAAAACTGCAAGAGTTATACCTAGGTAGTAATCTTTTACGAGTTACAGGTGTCAGGAAGATTTCTAAAGCTTTACAATTAACTTCTCATTTGAAAGAATTTAACATTTCAAACAATGATATTGGGgctgaagcagcagatgatattgcaattgCTTTATCTCGGATCAGAACATTGCAAAAGTTGTATCTTAGCAATAACAATTTGCAAACAGTGGGAGCCATTAAGATCATGAAAGGTTTACGCAGTACTTCAACTTTGAATGTATTAAACATTTCAAACAATGATATTGGTATGAAAGCAGCAAATActatttcacacattttattCCTCAATACTAATTTACAAGAGTTTAACATTGGTggaaataaattacaaacaaaaggTACTGTTGAGATAACAaaaggtttacaaaatacttcctCTCTTATAGCATTAAATCTTTCAGACAACAACATTACTAACGATGCAGCAGATGCTCTTGCAAAAGTTTTACTTAATAataacaaattacaaaaattacATATTGGTAATAATGGGTTACAATCAGTGGGTGCAATTGAAATCTCAAGTGGTTTGCAAAATACTTCAAGTCTGACAGTATTTAATATGTCATCAAATAGTATACATGTTGATGCTGCCAATAATATTGCAGCGGTTTTAGCTCATAATACtaaattgcaaaaattacaTTTAGGTAGTAATTTCTTAGGAACGGGAGGTGCTGTTCAGATTGCACAGAGGTTACAAAATACATTGTTGACATCATGTAATTTGTCAAACAATGgtattggtgttgaagcagcagatgttATTGCACTGTTTTTATCTCGTAACACTAAATTACGAGAGATAAACCTGAGCAAAAATAAGTTaaaaacagaaggtgctattaagatagCAAAAGCTTTGCACAAAGTTACTACTCTAAAAGTATTTAATATTGCAAGCAACGATATTGGCCATGAAGCAGGAGATGACATTGCAGTGTGTTTATCTCACAACACTAAGTTACAAAAACTACATCTTAATCACAACAATTTAAAAACAGGTGGAACTGCGAGGATTACAAAAGCTCTATACAAGATTTCAACCCTGACAGTTTTTAACATTGCAGACAATGATATCAGCTCTGATGCAGCTGATGGTGTTGCAGCTGTCTTAACTCAAACTAGCAAATTACAAAAATTGTACCTGCATGACAATAGCTTAAAAACAAATGGTGTAATTAAGATTGCAAAAGCATTAAAACACATCTCAACACTGAGAGTCTTTGATGTTGATAACAACCAAATTGGTGTTGATGCTGCTGAGGATATTGCAGAATTTATGAAGCTGAACATTAAACTGGAAAAGTTGAATTTGAGTGGAAATAACCTACAAACTCCAGGTATTGTTATAATTGCAAGTGCTTTGCAAGCTATTTCAAGTCTGATAGTACTTAATATATCCGACAACAATATTGGAGGTGAAGCAGCAGGTCATATTGCAGGTGCCATATCTTGTAACACTAATCTACAAAGGTTACGCATGAGTAATAATgatttacaaacagaaggtgcccTAAAGGTTGCAAGTGCTTTGCGTAACAATTCAACTTTGACTATATTTGACGTTTCAAACAACAACATTAGAGTTGATGCAGGAGAAAAGCTTGGAAATGTTATGATGAATAATCAAAGTCTGCACTCCTTATTTCTAGTCTACAACAGCTCTCAAATGCAGTACTGCACCAAGGTAGTAAGAAGTGAAACAAATACTTTAATCAAAGCTCGTGTTTCATCCAATGATATTGATATTGATAATGACTTAGTTGTTTTGTTTTCATAG